The region TTATCCCCCCAATGTAAGGATAGCGAAATAATCACACTGATAGCGAATACCATCCATACTATTTCCCATGTCTTCCATCCTGTAAGCTCATACTTCAAAAATTTCTTAGTCTTATCCATGTTCCATCTCCTCAACCTATAATCTATTTTATTTCTACTGACTCTTGAATAGAAAATATATAAATCAGAGTACTTCCTATTATTCTATAGTTTGAAGAGTTTCAAAGCTTGTTCAGCTTCTATTGAAGATAAAGTCTCTAGTTCATGTGTATAACCTATAATATCTTTACTGATTTCTATTACATTGGATTCATCTTTAGCTTTTTCTAGGAATCTTTTTACTTTTGTTATTTCAATTTTATAATCGAATATAGCTAATATCTTCATTTTGAAACAATCTAAGTATATTTCTTGGTACTCCAACCAATCATCATATGTTTGAATATTCTTACATATAAGTTCAACTATGTAGCGTAATGCATGGTTTATTTTCACTATGTTCGTATCATAGATAAATTTTATTGAATCGATTCCTTTAAAAGAATATACGATAGTGAGCAATAGTTTTTCTATCATTTCTTTAGCTTGATTTTCTTCAAATAATACATATAACTTGGATAGACTCCTATTTTTACTAAATCTTTCTTTTATGAATTGAATAAATGTTTCAAAATCCTCTACATTATTTCCAAGCTCTATTGCAAATAATATTCTAAAAAAGATATTCCATTGAAAATCACTATTGATTGAAGCTATTATGGTTTCTCCCATAACTTTTGAAAATTCATCTTCAAGTTTTATTTCTCGTTCAAATATTATCTCATGAGTAAAATCTATCTTATTCTCACTTATATCATTTAACCTTGAAAAGGTTTTTACCAGAGTCATATTATAGTCATCCAGATTTTCTGCGTGATTAGTCCTAAAAATATATTTCATGATAGTGTCACATGACTTTCTGAAATCCACGATAAAGCCAATACTTTCCTTGATTTTAATAGAAAAAATATCATAAATCATCTTGGAAAGTGTTGTTTCAATTTGGTTTTTCCTAACAGAAGGATTAATCGTATTCAATTGTTTGAATTGGTCATCAATAATATGTAATTGTTTATCAATCATGGAAAGGTTTTCGTTTATTGAACCCATTATATCTTTGAAGAAACTATCCCATACTGTATAATTATTGTTTTTATAGATTATCTTATGTTCTATCTCTCCCCAAAACACATTTACTAGTGATTTTATTTGGAGTTCAAAATTAAATAACTCGTCATTATACTCATATACACCATCGATTCTATATATTTCAAAACCATTTTTTTGTTTTTGTGGTTGTGGTCCATCCAATTCAAGTCTAATATTTTTATTAAGGGAGTTGTAGTAATAACCATCTGAATGGCGCATACTAAAACATCTCTTTATCATACCATAAATCCTATATTCATCTTCAATGAACCTACATTCTATTCTTATCCCAATCAAGTCTGATAGATTAGAAATAAATTCTTCTGGTGAATTAAATTCTTTGTATGAATTATTTCTGATAATTTTTTCTTTTACACTGGGTACTGATTTTACTCTCCTATTGATGTTAAGATAACCATCAGTGCTTACCTCTATTAATTCCTTAAGAAAGATTTTTATTTCATTGGATGCTATTTCCAAATCATTATTTTTAGTATCTATATAATCAGTTACATCATGTATAAATCCAAATAGTTTTAATTCCATAATTCCTCCTATGCATAACAAAGTACTTATAAGCTTTATTTACGCTTCATTTCATGTCGATTTTTTAATTACCATGTAGATCATTTGCCAATTTTATGAGTGTGTACTTCTATTTTATCACTATTTCATACTTTATTAAAAGTTAATTTTATATATTTCAGTAATGTAATACTTGCATTTTACCTTTTATTATACAATAAAAACAATTATTCAACCATATATTTTACTATAAAAAATAAAATTCCACCCTAATCTAACAGAGTAGAATTTTTTCTATTTGTAGTTTTAATTATAGATTCATACTAATATGCTTGTAATTTCTCACCATCAAAACAAGCTTTCTTCTATCAGTTTTTCAATTAGCAAAATCAACTAATTTTAAAATAATGGTATTAAATCTCTTATTATAAGTCAATAACTAGCAATTTACAGCCACATGAGCAATTTGTTTTTCATCATTCTTTTCAAAATATTTATAAACTTCCATACCCAACTTCTTCGCAACTTTTTGTGATGGAATATTTCTCAATATGGTATATGAGAATATTCTTGGATATTGCAAAACATTGAATGCATATTCTTTACACGCTAGAGCA is a window of Vallitalea longa DNA encoding:
- a CDS encoding GTP pyrophosphokinase → MELKLFGFIHDVTDYIDTKNNDLEIASNEIKIFLKELIEVSTDGYLNINRRVKSVPSVKEKIIRNNSYKEFNSPEEFISNLSDLIGIRIECRFIEDEYRIYGMIKRCFSMRHSDGYYYNSLNKNIRLELDGPQPQKQKNGFEIYRIDGVYEYNDELFNFELQIKSLVNVFWGEIEHKIIYKNNNYTVWDSFFKDIMGSINENLSMIDKQLHIIDDQFKQLNTINPSVRKNQIETTLSKMIYDIFSIKIKESIGFIVDFRKSCDTIMKYIFRTNHAENLDDYNMTLVKTFSRLNDISENKIDFTHEIIFEREIKLEDEFSKVMGETIIASINSDFQWNIFFRILFAIELGNNVEDFETFIQFIKERFSKNRSLSKLYVLFEENQAKEMIEKLLLTIVYSFKGIDSIKFIYDTNIVKINHALRYIVELICKNIQTYDDWLEYQEIYLDCFKMKILAIFDYKIEITKVKRFLEKAKDESNVIEISKDIIGYTHELETLSSIEAEQALKLFKL